A region from the Phycisphaerales bacterium genome encodes:
- a CDS encoding adenine phosphoribosyltransferase → MQQLRSLIRDVPNFPKPGVMFKDFTPMLADAAGLALAVELMANPYRGKNIDVVVGAESRGFIFGTAVAQALSAGFVPIRKSGKLPSGVRGITYDLEYGTDRLEIHADALRGGQRVLIVDDLLATGGTLQACCRLVKESTPPVELVGVSVLIELTALKGRPKVEPFAPLHAVLVY, encoded by the coding sequence GTGCAGCAACTCCGATCGCTCATCCGCGACGTTCCCAACTTCCCAAAGCCCGGCGTGATGTTCAAGGACTTCACACCGATGCTCGCCGACGCCGCGGGACTTGCCCTCGCCGTCGAACTCATGGCCAACCCGTACCGCGGCAAGAACATCGACGTCGTCGTCGGGGCCGAGTCTCGCGGGTTCATCTTCGGGACCGCCGTCGCCCAGGCCCTTTCGGCCGGATTCGTGCCCATCCGCAAAAGCGGAAAACTCCCCTCCGGAGTCCGTGGGATCACCTACGACCTGGAATACGGCACCGACCGCCTGGAGATCCACGCCGACGCCCTGAGGGGTGGGCAGAGAGTCCTGATCGTGGACGACCTCCTAGCGACCGGCGGCACCTTACAAGCCTGCTGCCGACTCGTGAAGGAGAGCACCCCCCCCGTGGAGTTGGTCGGGGTGTCGGTCCTGATTGAACTTACGGCCCTCAAGGGGCGTCCCAAGGTCGAGCCCTTCGCGCCGCTGCATGCCGTTCTGGTGTACTAG
- a CDS encoding co-chaperone GroES, with the protein MSKRDPSNDSSSRPSKTLETVEPIGKRVLIRKDENKQQTKSGIHLPDKIEIPTLTGRVVAISAQVERDADYPIRQYDRVLFNPKQGVPVDFEGDNRLFVIPVEDVVAVFRRESDGAGR; encoded by the coding sequence ATGTCCAAGCGTGATCCGTCGAACGACTCTTCGTCCCGCCCTTCCAAGACGCTCGAGACCGTCGAGCCAATCGGCAAGCGCGTGCTCATTCGCAAGGACGAGAACAAGCAGCAGACCAAGTCCGGGATCCACCTCCCCGACAAGATCGAGATCCCGACGCTCACGGGACGCGTGGTGGCGATCTCGGCCCAGGTCGAGCGCGACGCGGACTATCCGATCCGCCAGTACGACCGCGTGCTCTTCAATCCCAAGCAAGGCGTCCCCGTTGATTTCGAGGGCGACAACCGCTTGTTTGTGATCCCCGTTGAGGATGTGGTTGCCGTCTTCCGGCGTGAGTCCGACGGGGCTGGCCGCTGA
- a CDS encoding PEP-CTERM sorting domain-containing protein (PEP-CTERM proteins occur, often in large numbers, in the proteomes of bacteria that also encode an exosortase, a predicted intramembrane cysteine proteinase. The presence of a PEP-CTERM domain at a protein's C-terminus predicts cleavage within the sorting domain, followed by covalent anchoring to some some component of the (usually Gram-negative) cell surface. Many PEP-CTERM proteins exhibit an unusual sequence composition that includes large numbers of potential glycosylation sites. Expression of one such protein has been shown restore the ability of a bacterium to form floc, a type of biofilm.) yields the protein MKKFVSALVLSAGIAASANAASTNLVFEASVNGGAYATGLQVVQPGDQVRVQMRVQLSNVADANGAAVSMTATGGLSGIAGFVNAANWADESLAAWSPTQGQLPTFDYPVGGPGAYTGDPATALGRVAPFGSAGALENPTSNVSGGTLTLGNTFGPGGIMSIGQLGGPQSLDENFDNFFVQGLDVVVFRFAFSVGSAGLTDRTIDVGMSNILNNRGIWYRSAASATAVQNVLMGSISNAQLQIQAVPTPASLALLGLGGLVAGRRRRN from the coding sequence ATGAAGAAGTTCGTTTCCGCTCTCGTCCTTTCGGCCGGCATTGCCGCTAGCGCCAACGCCGCGTCGACCAACCTCGTGTTCGAAGCCTCCGTCAACGGTGGCGCGTACGCGACGGGCCTCCAGGTCGTCCAGCCCGGCGATCAGGTCCGCGTCCAGATGCGTGTTCAGCTCAGCAACGTCGCTGACGCGAACGGCGCCGCCGTCTCGATGACCGCCACGGGCGGCCTCAGCGGTATCGCTGGTTTCGTCAACGCCGCCAACTGGGCCGACGAGTCGCTCGCCGCCTGGTCGCCCACGCAGGGCCAGCTCCCGACCTTCGATTACCCGGTCGGTGGCCCCGGTGCGTACACCGGTGACCCCGCGACGGCCCTCGGCCGCGTCGCTCCGTTCGGCTCCGCTGGCGCCCTCGAGAACCCCACCAGCAACGTCTCCGGTGGCACCCTGACCCTCGGCAACACCTTCGGCCCGGGCGGGATCATGTCGATCGGTCAGCTCGGTGGCCCCCAGTCCCTCGACGAGAACTTTGATAACTTCTTCGTCCAGGGCCTCGACGTGGTCGTCTTCCGCTTCGCCTTCTCCGTCGGTTCGGCCGGTCTGACCGACCGCACGATCGATGTTGGCATGTCCAACATCCTCAACAACCGCGGCATCTGGTACCGCTCGGCCGCTTCCGCGACCGCTGTGCAGAACGTCCTGATGGGCTCCATCAGCAACGCTCAGCTGCAGATCCAGGCCGTCCCGACCCCGGCTTCCTTGGCCCTCCTCGGCCTCGGCGGTCTCGTCGCCGGCCGTCGTCGCCGCAACTAA